In Prosthecobacter sp. SYSU 5D2, one genomic interval encodes:
- the rfaD gene encoding ADP-glyceromanno-heptose 6-epimerase, producing MSLNPESRILVTGGAGFIGSALVWELNRRGCENIIISDRLSTDEKWKNLVPLHFHDYVDGGDLEKHIRSSPDSLGQFDVILHLGACSATTEKDADYLMRNNYEFTKILCKWALENDTRFVYASSAATYGDGTLGMDDQLSDLHSLRPLNMYGYSKHLFDLHAKRTRMLDKIVGLKYFNVYGPNEDHKADMRSVVHKAYGQILDQGKVQLFKSHRPDYKDGEQMRDFLYVKDAIRMTLHLAETKTANGLFNLGSGQAHTWVQLAQAIFAALGKEPDIQFVDMPEHLQSKYQYYTCADITKLRASGYTQDLYTLNDAVRDYVQGYLTGDKRLGDES from the coding sequence ATGTCACTTAACCCTGAAAGCCGCATTCTCGTCACCGGTGGCGCCGGATTCATCGGCAGCGCCCTCGTCTGGGAACTCAACCGTCGCGGCTGCGAAAACATCATCATCTCCGACCGCCTCAGCACGGACGAAAAATGGAAGAACCTCGTCCCTCTGCACTTCCATGACTACGTGGACGGCGGCGACCTGGAAAAGCACATCCGCAGCTCCCCGGACAGCCTCGGCCAGTTCGATGTCATCCTCCACCTCGGCGCCTGCTCCGCCACCACCGAAAAGGATGCCGACTACCTCATGCGGAACAACTATGAGTTTACCAAGATCCTCTGCAAGTGGGCCTTGGAAAACGACACCCGCTTTGTCTATGCCTCCTCCGCCGCCACCTATGGCGATGGCACCCTGGGCATGGATGACCAGCTCTCCGATCTCCACTCCCTCCGCCCGCTGAACATGTATGGCTACTCGAAGCACCTCTTCGACCTCCATGCCAAGCGCACCCGCATGCTGGACAAGATCGTCGGCCTCAAATACTTCAACGTTTACGGCCCCAATGAAGACCACAAGGCCGACATGCGCAGCGTCGTCCACAAAGCCTACGGCCAGATCCTGGACCAGGGCAAAGTACAGCTATTCAAATCCCACCGGCCCGACTACAAGGACGGCGAGCAGATGCGCGACTTCCTCTACGTCAAGGACGCCATCCGCATGACCCTGCATTTGGCCGAGACCAAGACCGCCAACGGCCTCTTCAACCTCGGCTCCGGCCAGGCCCATACCTGGGTCCAGCTGGCCCAGGCCATCTTCGCCGCCCTCGGCAAAGAGCCTGATATCCAGTTCGTGGACATGCCGGAGCACCTCCAGTCCAAATACCAGTACTACACCTGTGCGGACATCACCAAGCTCCGCGCCTCCGGTTACACCCAGGACCTCTATACCCTCAACGACGCCGTCCGCGACTACGTCCAAGGCTACCTCACCGGCGACAAACGCCTGGGGGATGAAAGCTGA
- a CDS encoding arylesterase: MKWLVFVLLMSASGGGMGTLLAQTAGEGKKRILILGDSITAGYGLAREEAYPALLQKKMDAEGLPYEVVNAGVSGDTTAGGLRRIDWALGQRGADVLVIALGGNDGLRGLSPEQTEKNLVGIVAKARAKSASIKILIAGMQMPDNLGPKYVESFKSVFPKVAESQKTELLPFLLEGVGGNEKLNQADRIHPNAEGQQKIAELVWPKLKGML; encoded by the coding sequence ATGAAATGGCTGGTGTTCGTACTGCTGATGTCAGCATCGGGCGGCGGAATGGGTACGCTGCTGGCGCAAACCGCAGGCGAAGGAAAGAAAAGAATTCTCATTCTGGGCGACAGCATCACTGCGGGTTACGGGCTGGCCCGTGAGGAGGCTTATCCCGCCTTGTTGCAAAAGAAAATGGACGCCGAAGGGCTGCCTTATGAGGTGGTGAATGCAGGCGTCAGCGGCGATACCACCGCCGGCGGGCTGCGGCGGATTGACTGGGCGCTCGGCCAGCGCGGTGCGGACGTACTGGTCATCGCACTCGGCGGCAATGACGGCCTGCGCGGCCTGTCTCCCGAGCAGACGGAAAAGAACCTCGTCGGCATCGTCGCCAAAGCACGGGCCAAAAGCGCCTCCATCAAAATCCTCATCGCCGGCATGCAGATGCCAGACAACCTGGGACCCAAATACGTCGAGTCCTTCAAAAGCGTTTTTCCCAAAGTGGCAGAGTCCCAGAAAACGGAACTTCTTCCCTTCCTCCTCGAAGGCGTCGGCGGCAATGAAAAACTCAACCAGGCTGACCGCATCCACCCCAATGCCGAAGGGCAGCAGAAGATCGCCGAACTCGTCTGGCCGAAGCTCAAAGGCATGCTGTAA
- a CDS encoding ABC transporter ATP-binding protein: MSSARLESSPPAVKRPILEIQALKKVHRTASHELTVLHDIHLKLEAGDTLAITGPSGSGKTTLLGLCAGLDDATSGSMKLDGHAFENLSQDARAALRNQLVGFVFQSFQLIPTLTAVENVLVPLELRGERGQQKVAEALLREVGLGDRLDHYPAQLSGGEQQRVALARAFIHRPKILLADEPTGNLDAATSLPIVEMLFRLNREAGTALVLVTHDPGLAAKARRVIKMDGGTIIAEEENAV; this comes from the coding sequence ATGTCATCTGCCAGATTAGAATCATCGCCTCCGGCTGTCAAACGGCCCATCCTGGAGATCCAGGCACTCAAAAAGGTTCATCGCACCGCCAGTCATGAACTGACGGTGCTGCACGATATCCACCTCAAGCTGGAGGCGGGAGACACGCTGGCGATCACCGGCCCGTCCGGCAGTGGCAAGACGACGCTGCTGGGCCTTTGCGCCGGGCTTGATGACGCCACGTCCGGCTCGATGAAACTGGACGGCCACGCTTTCGAAAATCTCTCCCAGGATGCTCGTGCGGCTCTGCGCAACCAGCTTGTCGGTTTCGTTTTCCAGAGCTTCCAGCTCATCCCGACCCTCACGGCGGTGGAGAATGTCCTCGTGCCGCTGGAACTGCGCGGTGAAAGGGGCCAGCAAAAAGTGGCTGAAGCCCTCCTGCGCGAGGTCGGCCTGGGCGACCGTTTGGATCACTACCCAGCCCAACTTTCCGGCGGCGAGCAACAGCGCGTCGCCCTGGCCCGGGCCTTCATTCATCGCCCGAAAATCCTGCTCGCTGACGAACCCACCGGCAATCTCGATGCCGCCACCAGCCTGCCTATTGTGGAGATGCTCTTTCGCCTCAACCGCGAGGCGGGCACCGCTCTGGTGCTCGTGACTCACGATCCGGGCCTGGCGGCGAAAGCGCGTCGCGTCATCAAAATGGACGGTGGAACGATCATCGCGGAGGAAGAAAATGCCGTCTGA
- a CDS encoding FtsX-like permease family protein: MPSDPRPLPAGLVSALLHPWTWKMAWRDSRTQRVRLLIFSLAIVSGIASLVAIHSLKASVETGIQSQAKELLGSDLQVSSSRPISADDAASLSQMATRTTRELAFPTMMTFPNGGARMVHVRALEGDYPYYGTVETVPADAWQGRSAEPGILLEASLLEQFQMKTGDMIELGRRPLKILGAIHKTAPRASRFSAIAPEVYVRLSDTHQSGLIGANSMVTHILHLEIPERTSSAELKESVRNEFPSTSWRLETPEDRQESLGNALDLFQRYLGLLALASLALGALGVAGAVQSHINRRVATIAILQCLGAPRQLAAAVYIAQSAALGLLGAVLGAGIGILLQTGLLSLFRDSLPIAVTPSPEWETVFRTTLAGFAVCCGFALIPILKIHRISPATTLRSGGLLPGSALRTVPVYLLLTALLILLALTNDADWRRALGLVGGLAAAFALVLAVARGLMAVTRRIVRPGWPYLLRQGISNLHRPGNQTLLFLLSLGLGTFLLLTILLAGDLLQQRLHIANTDDSPNLYLIDVQPDQVEGVTSLVKSHELPVLETAPMVTMRVMELKGVAIAKAEGVPRWIANREFRSSYRAYLNSSESLIAGEWHETVPDAEGPIPVSLEEQIAKDMRVSIGDTLTLDVQGIALEARVTSLRKVDWSRFNLNFFMVFPPGALEGAPGFHVVTTRTPDPAAVGRLLQDLTRDFANVTSIDLSQILEAVSDILSKISQVVTLLGGLTLLAALPIVTGTLLNGRDVRLRESVLLRTLGASARQVRTILVIEFAALGFLAGLTGTLLAGAATSVLASYVFKTDFTPDVTVIAATFTITTAVSILGGLALSRGITTHPPLEILRNT; this comes from the coding sequence ATGCCGTCTGATCCCCGTCCGCTGCCTGCCGGTCTGGTCTCCGCCTTGCTCCATCCATGGACCTGGAAAATGGCCTGGCGTGACAGCCGCACGCAGCGTGTGCGTTTGCTCATCTTCTCGCTCGCCATTGTTTCCGGCATTGCCTCGCTCGTCGCCATCCACTCGCTAAAGGCCAGTGTGGAAACGGGCATCCAGTCGCAGGCCAAGGAGCTGCTCGGCTCGGATCTCCAGGTCTCCTCTTCCCGGCCGATCTCTGCGGACGATGCTGCCAGCCTTTCCCAGATGGCCACCCGCACCACCCGCGAGCTGGCCTTTCCCACCATGATGACCTTTCCCAATGGCGGTGCCCGGATGGTGCATGTGCGGGCTTTGGAAGGTGATTATCCTTATTATGGGACGGTGGAAACGGTTCCGGCGGATGCCTGGCAGGGCAGATCCGCTGAACCTGGCATCCTGTTAGAAGCCTCCCTTTTGGAGCAGTTTCAGATGAAGACTGGCGACATGATCGAGCTGGGGCGCAGGCCTTTGAAAATCCTCGGAGCCATTCACAAAACAGCTCCGCGCGCCAGCCGCTTCAGCGCCATCGCTCCGGAAGTTTATGTGCGCCTTTCGGATACTCATCAGAGCGGGCTCATCGGTGCCAACAGCATGGTGACACACATTCTCCATCTGGAGATTCCCGAGAGAACGTCTTCGGCCGAACTGAAGGAAAGCGTGCGCAATGAGTTTCCTTCGACCTCCTGGCGGCTGGAGACGCCGGAGGACCGCCAGGAAAGCCTGGGCAATGCGCTGGATCTGTTTCAGCGGTACCTTGGCCTCCTGGCGCTGGCGTCGCTGGCTCTCGGTGCGCTGGGCGTGGCGGGAGCGGTTCAGTCTCACATCAACCGCCGGGTGGCCACCATCGCTATTCTGCAATGTCTCGGTGCGCCCCGCCAGCTCGCGGCCGCTGTTTACATCGCCCAGAGTGCGGCGCTGGGATTGCTCGGGGCGGTCCTTGGAGCGGGGATCGGGATACTTTTGCAAACGGGTCTGCTGAGCCTGTTCCGGGACAGTCTGCCCATTGCGGTGACGCCCTCCCCTGAGTGGGAGACCGTCTTCCGTACCACACTGGCCGGCTTTGCGGTGTGCTGCGGATTTGCTCTGATTCCCATTCTGAAAATTCACCGCATTTCACCTGCCACCACTCTGCGCAGCGGTGGTTTGCTCCCCGGCAGCGCCCTCCGCACAGTCCCCGTTTACCTGCTGCTCACCGCGCTGCTGATCCTGCTGGCCCTAACCAACGATGCTGACTGGAGGCGGGCGCTGGGCCTGGTGGGCGGGCTGGCTGCCGCCTTTGCCCTGGTCCTTGCGGTGGCCCGCGGGCTGATGGCTGTCACACGCCGCATCGTCCGGCCGGGCTGGCCTTATCTGCTGCGGCAGGGCATCTCCAACCTTCACCGTCCTGGCAACCAGACCCTGCTGTTTCTGCTTTCGCTCGGGCTGGGTACCTTTCTCCTGCTGACCATCCTTCTTGCGGGTGATCTTCTGCAGCAGCGCCTCCACATTGCCAACACCGATGACAGTCCCAATCTGTACCTCATTGATGTCCAGCCCGACCAGGTGGAGGGCGTCACATCGCTGGTCAAAAGCCATGAGCTGCCGGTTTTGGAAACCGCGCCCATGGTAACCATGCGCGTTATGGAATTGAAGGGTGTAGCGATTGCCAAGGCGGAAGGCGTTCCGCGCTGGATCGCCAACCGTGAATTTCGCTCCAGCTACCGTGCCTATCTCAACTCCAGCGAATCTCTGATCGCTGGAGAGTGGCATGAGACGGTGCCGGATGCCGAGGGGCCTATCCCGGTCTCGCTGGAAGAGCAAATCGCCAAAGACATGCGTGTCAGCATCGGCGATACCCTGACGCTGGATGTGCAGGGCATCGCCCTGGAAGCCCGTGTGACCAGCCTGCGCAAGGTGGACTGGAGCCGTTTTAACCTTAACTTCTTCATGGTCTTCCCGCCCGGAGCGCTCGAAGGAGCACCGGGCTTCCACGTGGTGACCACCCGCACTCCGGATCCGGCGGCAGTGGGGCGTCTTCTGCAAGACCTCACCCGCGACTTCGCCAATGTCACCTCCATTGACCTGTCCCAGATTTTAGAAGCCGTCAGCGATATTCTCTCCAAGATTTCACAGGTCGTTACCCTCCTTGGCGGCTTGACGCTCCTCGCCGCGCTGCCCATCGTCACCGGCACCCTGCTCAACGGGCGGGACGTCCGCCTCCGCGAAAGCGTGCTGCTGCGCACGCTCGGAGCCTCTGCCAGGCAGGTGCGGACCATTCTTGTCATCGAGTTTGCAGCTCTTGGTTTTCTCGCCGGGCTTACCGGTACTCTTCTTGCGGGAGCCGCCACCTCGGTCCTGGCCAGTTACGTCTTCAAAACGGATTTCACGCCGGATGTGACGGTCATCGCGGCCACGTTCACGATCACCACCGCCGTTTCCATTCTTGGCGGCCTCGCCCTCAGCCGGGGAATCACCACCCATCCGCCGCTGGAGATCCTTCGAAACACTTGA
- a CDS encoding serine hydrolase domain-containing protein — protein sequence MHHPWNKFNVGSGRHPFTGCSRRLALHWLLLLAAVALPLAAQEKVPASGTGRLAADVAARVDAAVTKEMERQDLVGVAVGLLQKGEVVYLQGYGLADREKNEPVTDETVFNWASNSKPLCGMAAMQLMEKGLLDLDADVRQYVPEFPKQKEGVITMRHLLSHTSGITHYGKVIPTRRAYPTKTPYLDPVLALDTFNRTALVSKPGEKELYSSYAYILASAVVQRVGKEPYPRQIEKRIAQPLGMTSLQLDMDHDRQPHWAAGYVKDAAGQVTRAKEEAHYWKHGAGGHKSNVKDFALWAQAVLNHRLIAAETETAMWTAQKTNDGTTAGYGLGFAIDGQNGLRVSHGGKQNEATSRLVIYPKQKNGIVVMTNCGFGDPGAITTAIFKALQTR from the coding sequence ATGCATCATCCATGGAACAAATTCAATGTTGGCAGTGGCCGTCATCCATTCACAGGCTGCTCCAGGCGTCTGGCCCTGCACTGGCTGCTTTTGCTTGCCGCCGTGGCGCTGCCGCTTGCCGCGCAAGAGAAGGTGCCTGCCTCCGGGACGGGCAGGCTGGCGGCTGACGTGGCGGCCAGGGTGGATGCAGCGGTAACGAAGGAAATGGAGAGGCAAGACCTGGTCGGCGTGGCCGTGGGCTTGTTGCAGAAAGGCGAAGTGGTCTATCTTCAGGGCTACGGGCTGGCGGACCGGGAGAAAAACGAGCCTGTGACTGACGAGACCGTCTTCAACTGGGCCTCCAACTCCAAGCCACTCTGCGGTATGGCCGCCATGCAACTGATGGAAAAGGGCTTGCTGGATTTGGACGCAGACGTGCGGCAATACGTGCCTGAATTTCCCAAGCAAAAAGAAGGCGTCATCACCATGCGGCATCTGCTCAGCCATACCAGCGGCATCACGCACTATGGCAAGGTCATTCCCACCCGCCGTGCCTACCCAACGAAGACGCCTTATCTGGATCCGGTGCTTGCCCTGGATACCTTTAACCGCACCGCCCTGGTCTCCAAACCGGGGGAAAAGGAGCTCTACTCCTCATATGCCTACATTCTCGCCAGTGCCGTTGTCCAGCGTGTCGGCAAGGAGCCGTATCCCCGGCAGATAGAAAAACGCATCGCCCAACCGCTGGGCATGACCAGCCTGCAGCTTGACATGGATCATGACCGCCAGCCGCATTGGGCAGCGGGCTATGTCAAGGACGCTGCCGGGCAGGTGACACGTGCAAAGGAGGAGGCGCACTATTGGAAACATGGTGCAGGCGGACACAAATCCAACGTCAAGGATTTCGCACTCTGGGCGCAGGCGGTGCTGAATCATCGCCTGATTGCTGCCGAGACGGAGACGGCGATGTGGACCGCGCAGAAAACCAACGACGGCACAACCGCCGGGTACGGTCTCGGCTTCGCCATTGACGGGCAAAACGGGCTGCGCGTCTCCCATGGCGGCAAGCAGAATGAAGCGACGAGCCGCCTGGTCATTTATCCCAAACAGAAGAATGGGATTGTCGTCATGACCAACTGCGGCTTTGGCGATCCCGGAGCCATCACCACGGCCATTTTCAAAGCGCTCCAGACCCGATAG
- a CDS encoding (deoxy)nucleoside triphosphate pyrophosphohydrolase, whose protein sequence is MSATSQPLDVVCAIIRRADAQILLAQRPPGKALAGLWEFPGGKIDPGETPAQALHRELMEELGCRVTLLQAGPPVLHEYGWGFIRLFPFLCELTACSPAPHPHEHTALRWVFQKNISELDLAPADLPLIKWLADLA, encoded by the coding sequence ATGTCAGCCACCTCCCAGCCCCTGGATGTAGTCTGCGCCATCATCCGGCGTGCGGATGCGCAGATCCTCCTGGCCCAGCGTCCTCCTGGCAAGGCCCTCGCCGGCCTTTGGGAATTCCCCGGCGGAAAAATTGACCCGGGTGAAACTCCTGCCCAAGCCCTTCATCGTGAACTGATGGAGGAGCTTGGCTGCCGAGTCACTCTCCTGCAGGCAGGTCCGCCCGTTTTGCATGAATATGGCTGGGGTTTCATCCGGCTTTTCCCCTTTTTATGTGAGCTGACAGCCTGTAGTCCGGCCCCTCATCCCCATGAGCACACCGCCCTACGCTGGGTTTTTCAAAAAAATATTTCAGAGCTGGATCTCGCCCCAGCCGACCTTCCCCTGATCAAATGGCTGGCGGACCTGGCCTGA
- a CDS encoding VOC family protein, whose amino-acid sequence MRPEKVKFMLMAADMRRAVRFYTTVLGFQEVFVSDFWSELAFGDAILALHGGHDGSVNPTGLSLQFEDVFDVAALIAKSGGKILDAPNQREGEPILLGRYRDPEGNEGFITQYVG is encoded by the coding sequence ATGCGTCCTGAGAAAGTCAAATTCATGCTGATGGCGGCGGACATGCGTCGCGCGGTCCGTTTTTACACCACTGTGCTGGGTTTTCAGGAGGTGTTTGTGAGCGATTTCTGGTCGGAACTGGCCTTTGGCGATGCCATCCTGGCACTGCATGGCGGCCATGACGGGTCGGTGAATCCGACGGGACTGAGCCTGCAGTTTGAGGATGTGTTTGATGTGGCGGCGCTGATTGCCAAGTCGGGCGGGAAGATCCTGGATGCGCCGAATCAGCGGGAAGGAGAGCCCATTTTGTTAGGCCGCTACCGGGACCCGGAGGGCAATGAGGGTTTCATCACGCAGTATGTGGGGTAG
- the ilvC gene encoding ketol-acid reductoisomerase encodes MPAKIYTEKDASLAPLKGKTCAVIGFGSQGHAHALNLKESGANVIIGLYAGSKSRKVAEEKGFKVYDTAEAVKLGDVIFVAVPDTKIGGVYKADIEPNLTKGKTLLFSHGFAIHYKTVVPPADVNVIMVAPKGPGHIVRRQYTEGKGVPGLIAIYQDPSKKSKQVALAWAHGVGCTRGGVIQTDFKEETETDLFGEQTVLCGGTSALVQAGFEVLVEAGYSPEMAYFECLHELKLIVDLMNESGIAGMRFSISETAKWGDVKVGPKIIDASVKKRMKAALKEIQNGKFAKEWIKETETGYKTFNKLLKDGEKHPIEKTGARLRNLMPWIKKRDFKGQQASYE; translated from the coding sequence ATGCCCGCAAAAATCTACACTGAAAAAGACGCCAGCCTGGCCCCTCTGAAAGGCAAAACCTGCGCCGTCATCGGCTTTGGCTCCCAGGGCCATGCTCACGCCCTTAACCTCAAGGAAAGCGGCGCCAACGTCATCATCGGTCTGTATGCCGGCAGCAAGAGCCGCAAAGTCGCCGAAGAAAAAGGCTTCAAAGTCTATGACACCGCCGAAGCCGTGAAGCTGGGCGACGTCATCTTCGTCGCCGTTCCCGACACCAAAATCGGCGGCGTTTACAAGGCCGACATCGAGCCTAACCTCACCAAGGGCAAGACCCTCCTCTTCAGCCACGGCTTCGCCATCCATTACAAGACCGTCGTTCCTCCAGCAGACGTCAACGTCATCATGGTCGCCCCGAAAGGCCCCGGCCACATCGTCCGCCGTCAGTACACTGAAGGCAAAGGCGTTCCCGGCCTTATCGCCATCTATCAGGACCCTTCCAAAAAGTCCAAGCAGGTCGCCCTTGCCTGGGCACATGGCGTCGGTTGCACCCGTGGCGGCGTCATCCAGACTGACTTCAAGGAAGAAACCGAAACCGACCTCTTCGGTGAGCAGACCGTCCTTTGCGGCGGCACCAGCGCCCTCGTGCAGGCTGGTTTCGAAGTCCTGGTCGAGGCCGGCTACTCCCCTGAGATGGCCTACTTCGAGTGCCTCCATGAGCTCAAGCTCATCGTGGACCTTATGAACGAGTCCGGCATCGCCGGCATGCGCTTCTCCATCTCCGAAACCGCCAAGTGGGGCGACGTCAAAGTCGGACCCAAGATCATTGACGCCAGCGTCAAGAAGCGCATGAAAGCCGCGCTGAAGGAGATCCAGAACGGCAAGTTCGCCAAAGAGTGGATCAAGGAAACCGAAACCGGTTACAAGACCTTCAACAAGCTCCTCAAAGACGGCGAGAAGCACCCCATCGAAAAAACCGGTGCCCGCCTCCGCAACCTCATGCCCTGGATCAAGAAGCGCGACTTCAAAGGCCAGCAAGCCAGCTACGAGTGA
- a CDS encoding Rrf2 family transcriptional regulator, whose amino-acid sequence MRLTKRGEYGLRTMIRLGIAERNGEGVISVSSLAEQEHLPFKFLEAILFELRTAGYVESLRGKHGGARLARPMKTIKMGEIVRLIDGKLAPIGCASETEYEKCTCPDEEHCGLRMLMIDVRNAIANILDRYTLEHVVEVTLRKQGKCGAPVKKKPARKSVKDRHADPADGFLALLLDTQI is encoded by the coding sequence ATGAGACTGACGAAACGTGGCGAATACGGCCTGCGCACCATGATCCGGCTCGGCATTGCCGAACGGAACGGGGAGGGGGTCATTTCGGTCTCCTCGCTGGCGGAGCAGGAGCATCTGCCGTTCAAGTTTCTGGAGGCGATTTTGTTTGAGCTGCGCACGGCGGGGTATGTGGAGAGCCTGCGGGGCAAGCATGGCGGGGCGCGGCTGGCGCGGCCGATGAAGACGATCAAGATGGGGGAGATTGTGCGGCTGATTGACGGGAAGCTGGCGCCCATCGGCTGTGCGAGCGAGACGGAATACGAGAAGTGCACCTGCCCGGACGAGGAGCACTGCGGGCTGCGGATGCTGATGATTGACGTGCGCAATGCGATCGCCAACATCCTGGACCGCTACACCCTGGAGCATGTGGTGGAGGTGACTCTGCGCAAACAGGGAAAGTGCGGTGCGCCGGTGAAAAAGAAGCCCGCCAGAAAATCTGTGAAGGACAGGCACGCAGATCCGGCGGATGGTTTTCTGGCGCTGCTTTTGGACACGCAAATTTGA
- a CDS encoding succinylglutamate desuccinylase/aspartoacylase family protein yields the protein MSLNTLPRIHLSRSRHTPVRGCDTRLILESLPPDQGIYIPKIVSKPVKKGQGFKFGIFGGIHGDEEAGTLAIQELIQWAAEKPEELHDYELHFFPICNPTGRNLGIRHNQNNLDLNREFWSGSIEPEVVYLESELRREEYDGIIALHADDDSDGCYGFVSGALLSEHLLEPALKAASEALPRNELPIIDGFLASGGIIKEGYGGILSAPPEQAVKPLEIVFETPALAPMRQQVQATVAAVKTILAEYRQLQAYAPNL from the coding sequence ATGAGCCTGAACACTCTCCCACGCATCCACCTTTCCCGCAGCCGCCACACGCCGGTGCGGGGCTGTGATACGCGGCTGATCCTGGAGAGCCTGCCGCCGGACCAGGGCATTTATATTCCGAAGATCGTGAGCAAGCCGGTCAAGAAAGGGCAGGGGTTCAAGTTTGGCATTTTTGGCGGCATTCATGGGGATGAGGAGGCGGGCACGCTGGCCATCCAGGAACTCATTCAATGGGCGGCGGAAAAACCGGAGGAGCTTCATGACTATGAGCTGCACTTTTTTCCGATCTGCAATCCGACGGGCCGCAACCTGGGCATCCGGCACAATCAGAACAACCTGGATTTGAACCGGGAGTTTTGGTCGGGGTCCATTGAGCCGGAGGTCGTGTATCTGGAAAGCGAGCTGCGCCGTGAGGAATACGACGGCATCATTGCACTGCATGCGGATGATGACTCGGACGGCTGCTACGGATTCGTCAGCGGGGCGCTGCTGAGCGAGCATCTGCTGGAGCCTGCGCTGAAGGCGGCCAGTGAGGCGCTGCCGCGCAATGAGCTGCCGATCATTGACGGATTCCTGGCCTCAGGCGGGATCATCAAAGAAGGCTATGGGGGCATCCTGAGCGCACCGCCGGAGCAGGCGGTGAAGCCGTTGGAGATCGTCTTTGAGACACCGGCGCTGGCCCCGATGCGCCAGCAGGTGCAGGCCACGGTGGCTGCTGTGAAAACCATCCTGGCGGAATACCGCCAGCTCCAGGCTTACGCGCCCAACCTGTAA
- a CDS encoding sulfite exporter TauE/SafE family protein, whose product MLIGFIAQVIDGALGMAYGVSASSLLLGVGVPPAVVSSTVHAAECFTTGASAISHRAFGNVNKALFLGLLIPGVVGAFLGAYILTMIDGDLIKPYIAGYLLIMGIILIVKAFRAFPSREVTTHLKPLAFFGAFVDAVGGGGWGPIVGSTLMARGSPFRETVGTVNTVEFFVTLSASLGFLIGIGLSHWNVILGLAAGGVVAAPIGAWVCKHVPHRPFLVVVGLVVIGLSLRTLILSFS is encoded by the coding sequence ATGCTCATTGGCTTCATTGCGCAGGTCATTGACGGTGCGCTGGGCATGGCCTATGGCGTGAGCGCGTCGAGCTTGTTGTTAGGCGTGGGCGTGCCTCCGGCGGTGGTGAGCAGCACGGTGCATGCGGCGGAATGTTTTACCACGGGGGCCTCGGCCATCTCGCATCGGGCGTTTGGAAACGTCAATAAAGCGCTGTTCCTGGGGCTGCTGATCCCTGGTGTGGTGGGTGCCTTCCTGGGCGCTTACATCCTGACCATGATTGATGGGGATCTCATCAAGCCTTACATTGCGGGCTATCTGCTGATCATGGGCATCATTTTGATTGTGAAAGCCTTCCGCGCCTTTCCTTCGCGGGAAGTGACGACGCACCTGAAGCCGCTGGCCTTCTTTGGCGCATTTGTGGATGCGGTGGGTGGCGGTGGCTGGGGGCCGATTGTGGGGTCCACTCTGATGGCGCGCGGCAGTCCTTTCCGCGAGACGGTGGGGACAGTAAACACGGTGGAGTTTTTTGTGACGCTGTCGGCCTCTTTGGGCTTCCTTATCGGCATCGGGCTGAGCCATTGGAATGTCATCCTGGGCCTGGCGGCCGGGGGCGTGGTGGCGGCACCCATTGGGGCGTGGGTGTGCAAACATGTGCCGCACCGGCCGTTTCTGGTGGTGGTGGGCCTGGTGGTCATCGGGCTGAGCCTGCGGACGCTGATCCTGAGTTTTTCTTGA